Proteins encoded in a region of the Streptomyces akebiae genome:
- a CDS encoding decaprenyl-phosphate phosphoribosyltransferase, with protein MAGRAVVVERRTISGQAPQKAGLVRGLLRTTRPRQWIKNTLVVAAPAAAGELFTPRALVQLPLVFALFTACAAAVYLVNDARDADADRAHPVKRHRPVAAGQVPVPVAYGVGIALAVLAPLAAAWLCSPYTAALLTAYLGLQLAYCVSLKHVLVVDLAVVTAGFLMRAMIGGLALGIPLSRWFLITTGFGALFMVAAKRYSEAVQLADRAGATRALLTEYTAGYLRFVWQLAAGVAVLGYCLWALEEGGVPTTGVLPWRQLSMIAFVLAVLRYAVFADRGTAGEPEDVILRDRALTLIGVVWLTMYGLAVADW; from the coding sequence GTGGCAGGGCGCGCCGTGGTCGTGGAGCGCCGGACGATTTCCGGCCAGGCGCCCCAGAAGGCCGGCCTCGTCCGCGGGCTTCTGCGGACGACCCGTCCCCGGCAATGGATCAAGAACACCCTCGTCGTCGCCGCGCCCGCGGCGGCCGGGGAGCTCTTCACTCCTCGCGCGCTCGTCCAACTCCCCCTCGTCTTCGCCCTCTTCACGGCCTGCGCCGCCGCCGTGTACCTCGTCAACGACGCCCGGGACGCCGACGCGGACCGCGCGCACCCCGTCAAGCGGCACCGCCCGGTCGCCGCCGGGCAGGTGCCCGTGCCGGTCGCGTACGGAGTCGGGATCGCCCTGGCCGTGCTCGCGCCGCTCGCCGCCGCCTGGCTCTGCTCGCCGTACACCGCCGCGCTGCTGACGGCGTACCTCGGCCTCCAACTCGCCTACTGCGTCAGCCTCAAGCACGTCCTGGTCGTCGATCTGGCGGTCGTCACCGCCGGGTTCCTGATGCGGGCGATGATTGGCGGGCTCGCGCTGGGCATCCCCCTCTCACGCTGGTTCCTGATCACCACCGGGTTCGGCGCGCTGTTCATGGTCGCCGCCAAGCGGTACTCGGAGGCCGTGCAACTGGCCGACCGGGCGGGCGCCACTCGGGCCCTGCTCACCGAGTACACCGCCGGATACCTCCGCTTCGTCTGGCAGTTGGCCGCCGGCGTCGCGGTGCTCGGCTACTGCCTCTGGGCTCTGGAAGAGGGCGGCGTGCCCACCACCGGCGTGCTGCCCTGGCGGCAACTCTCCATGATCGCCTTCGTTCTGGCCGTCCTCCGCTACGCCGTCTTCGCCGACCGGGGCACCGCCGGCGAGCCCGAGGACGTCATCCTGCGCGACCGTGCCCTCACCCTCATCGGCGTCGTGTGGCTGACGATGTACGGGCTGGCGGTCGCGGACTGGTGA
- a CDS encoding phosphatase PAP2 family protein — protein MDEVDVVEGVRGLDRRLLSALHARGADPRVARAARGLSRVGEHGLLWLAAGLAGAAVDRERRRVWLRGTALTAGAHLASMGVKRVVRRPRPAHVEPLVRTVGRHSFPSSHASSAAAAVAVVAHGALGAPLLLSAAAPLAAAMCLSRLVVGVHYPSDVAAGVVLGALTARLGARWVVSGDG, from the coding sequence ATGGATGAAGTTGACGTCGTCGAGGGTGTGCGGGGACTGGACCGGCGGCTGCTCTCCGCGCTGCACGCCCGTGGTGCCGACCCTCGAGTCGCGCGCGCCGCCCGTGGGCTGTCCCGGGTGGGGGAGCACGGGCTGCTGTGGCTCGCGGCCGGACTGGCGGGTGCCGCCGTCGACCGGGAGCGGCGTCGCGTGTGGCTGCGCGGCACGGCGCTGACCGCCGGGGCGCATCTGGCCAGCATGGGCGTCAAGCGCGTCGTACGACGGCCGCGCCCCGCCCACGTCGAGCCCCTGGTCCGCACGGTCGGACGGCACTCCTTCCCCAGCTCGCACGCGAGTTCGGCGGCGGCAGCGGTCGCCGTCGTGGCCCACGGAGCCCTGGGCGCCCCACTGTTGCTGTCCGCCGCCGCACCGCTCGCCGCCGCGATGTGTCTCTCCCGGCTCGTCGTCGGCGTGCACTATCCGTCGGACGTGGCGGCGGGCGTGGTCCTCGGGGCGCTCACGGCACGGCTGGGCGCACGCTGGGTGGTGAGCGGCGATGGCTGA
- a CDS encoding FAD-binding oxidoreductase, whose product MPADAVPTSPAPPPAGPRRPASASAPASASVPSSAPVTVTGWGRTAPSAARLFRPRTYEEAAAAVRACGAHGARGGIARGLGRAYGDAAQNAGGAVLDMTGLDRVHAIDADGGTVLCDAGVSLHRLMEVLLPLGWFVPVTPGTRQVTVGGAIAADIHGKNHHVSGSFARHVLSLELLTADGGIRTVVPGTPLFDATAGGMGLTGVILTATVRLLPVETSWMSVDTERARDLDDLLARLTATDRYYRYSVAWIDLLARGAATGRAVLTRGDHAPLDALEALPRRNGQRPSPRTGAAASPGTPPSGSLWTPPSGSPWRASTRVRAGRSSFGEAFRFRRDMLASPLEFRTPSLPAAPSFVPDGLLGRTAMGLFNEFWYRRAPRARTDELQRLSTFFHPLDGVPHWNRIYGRSGFVQYQFVVGHGREEALRRIVDRISARRCPSFLAVLKRFGEGDPGWLSFPMPGWTLALDIPASLPGLGAFLDSLDEEVAAAGGRVYLAKDARLRPELLASMYPRLPEFRALRGELDPGGVFVSDLARRLGL is encoded by the coding sequence ATGCCAGCCGACGCCGTCCCGACCTCCCCGGCTCCCCCGCCCGCCGGCCCACGCCGCCCCGCCTCCGCCTCCGCCCCGGCCTCCGCCTCCGTCCCGTCCTCCGCTCCCGTCACGGTCACCGGTTGGGGCCGCACCGCCCCGTCAGCCGCCCGGCTGTTCCGCCCGCGGACGTACGAGGAGGCCGCGGCCGCCGTACGGGCGTGCGGGGCGCACGGGGCGCGGGGCGGGATCGCCCGGGGGCTGGGGCGGGCGTACGGCGACGCGGCGCAGAACGCGGGCGGCGCCGTCCTCGACATGACCGGCCTCGACCGCGTCCACGCCATCGACGCGGACGGCGGCACCGTGCTGTGCGACGCGGGCGTCTCGCTGCACCGGCTGATGGAGGTCCTGCTCCCCCTGGGCTGGTTCGTGCCGGTGACCCCGGGGACCCGTCAGGTGACCGTCGGGGGCGCCATCGCGGCCGACATCCACGGCAAGAACCACCATGTCTCCGGGTCGTTCGCCCGCCATGTCCTGTCCCTCGAACTGCTCACGGCCGACGGCGGGATCCGCACGGTCGTCCCCGGCACCCCGCTCTTCGACGCCACGGCCGGCGGCATGGGCCTCACCGGCGTCATCCTCACCGCGACCGTCCGCCTGCTCCCCGTCGAGACGTCCTGGATGTCCGTCGACACCGAACGTGCGCGCGACCTCGACGACCTCCTCGCCCGCCTGACGGCCACGGACCGCTACTACCGCTATTCGGTCGCCTGGATCGACCTGCTCGCCAGGGGCGCCGCGACGGGCCGGGCGGTGCTCACGCGCGGCGACCACGCGCCCCTGGACGCGCTGGAGGCGCTGCCGCGCCGGAACGGGCAGCGGCCGTCGCCGAGGACAGGGGCGGCGGCATCGCCGGGGACACCGCCGTCGGGATCGCTGTGGACACCGCCCTCTGGATCGCCGTGGAGAGCGTCCACGCGCGTGCGCGCGGGCCGTTCTTCGTTCGGTGAGGCGTTCCGGTTCCGGAGGGACATGCTCGCCAGTCCCTTGGAATTCCGCACCCCCAGCCTCCCGGCCGCTCCCTCCTTCGTCCCCGACGGTCTTCTCGGCCGCACGGCCATGGGGCTCTTCAACGAGTTCTGGTACCGCCGGGCACCCCGGGCCCGCACCGACGAACTCCAGCGGCTCTCCACCTTCTTCCACCCCCTCGACGGGGTCCCGCACTGGAACCGGATCTACGGCCGGTCCGGCTTCGTCCAGTACCAGTTCGTCGTCGGACACGGCCGGGAGGAGGCCCTGCGCCGGATCGTGGACCGGATCTCCGCGCGCCGCTGCCCGTCCTTCCTCGCCGTCCTGAAGCGGTTCGGCGAGGGCGACCCCGGCTGGCTGTCCTTCCCGATGCCCGGCTGGACCCTCGCCCTGGACATCCCGGCGAGCCTGCCCGGTCTCGGCGCCTTCCTGGACTCGCTCGACGAGGAGGTCGCGGCGGCGGGCGGCCGCGTCTACCTGGCGAAGGACGCCCGTCTACGGCCCGAGCTGCTGGCCTCGATGTATCCGAGGCTCCCCGAGTTCCGCGCACTGCGCGGGGAGTTGGACCCGGGCGGGGTCTTCGTGTCGGACCTGGCCCGCCGCCTCGGCCTGTGA
- a CDS encoding decaprenylphospho-beta-D-erythro-pentofuranosid-2-ulose 2-reductase, with protein MKDAFGTPQSLLILGGTSDIALATARRLIARRTRTVWLAGRPSQALENAATHLRGLGAETHTITFDALDPDSHEAVLGKVFAEGDIDMVLLAFGVLGDQANDERDPVSAARVAQTNYTGAVSSALVCARALQAQGHGSLVVLSSVAAERARRSNFIYGSSKAGLDTFTQGLGDALHGTGAHVMLVRPGFVRTSMTAGRPESPFATTPEAVAVAIELGLRRRSETVWVPGSLRLVMAALRHVPRAVFRRLPL; from the coding sequence ATGAAGGACGCCTTCGGCACCCCCCAGTCCCTGCTGATCCTCGGCGGTACGTCGGACATCGCACTCGCCACGGCACGCCGTCTGATCGCCCGCCGCACCCGCACGGTCTGGCTGGCGGGGCGCCCGTCGCAGGCCCTGGAGAACGCGGCCACCCATCTGCGCGGCCTCGGCGCGGAGACCCACACCATCACCTTCGACGCGCTCGACCCCGATTCCCACGAGGCGGTCCTCGGCAAGGTCTTCGCCGAGGGCGACATCGACATGGTCCTCCTCGCCTTCGGCGTCCTCGGCGACCAGGCGAACGACGAACGCGACCCGGTGTCCGCCGCGCGCGTCGCGCAGACGAACTACACCGGTGCCGTCTCGTCCGCCCTGGTCTGCGCGCGGGCGCTCCAGGCGCAGGGCCACGGCTCCCTGGTCGTCCTGTCCTCCGTCGCCGCCGAGCGGGCCCGCCGCTCCAACTTCATCTACGGCTCCAGCAAGGCCGGCCTCGACACCTTCACCCAGGGCCTCGGCGACGCCCTCCACGGCACCGGCGCCCACGTCATGCTCGTCCGCCCCGGCTTCGTCCGCACGAGCATGACGGCGGGCCGCCCGGAAAGCCCCTTCGCCACGACCCCGGAGGCCGTGGCCGTCGCCATCGAACTGGGTCTGCGCCGCCGCTCGGAGACGGTCTGGGTCCCGGGTTCACTGCGCCTGGTGATGGCAGCGCTGAGGCACGTACCGAGGGCGGTGTTCCGCCGCCTGCCGCTGTAG
- a CDS encoding 2'-5' RNA ligase family protein, producing the protein MGTVTIGVSIAVPEPHGSQLQERRAGFGDAAAHGIPTHVTLLPPTEVEDADLPAVEQHLGEVAAAGRPFPMRLSGTGTFRPLSPVVYVRVVEGAEACTWLQTQVRDASGPVARELNFPYHPHVTVAHGIAEEAMDRAFEELAGYEAQWPCTGFALYEQGSDGVWRKLREFAFGGSVVPPQAGAPVGDTTLPTR; encoded by the coding sequence GTGGGGACCGTAACGATCGGTGTGTCGATCGCGGTCCCGGAGCCCCACGGCAGCCAGCTCCAGGAGCGGCGCGCGGGCTTCGGCGACGCCGCGGCTCACGGCATCCCCACCCATGTCACGCTGCTGCCGCCGACCGAGGTCGAGGACGCCGACCTCCCGGCGGTCGAGCAGCACCTCGGTGAGGTCGCGGCGGCCGGGCGGCCCTTCCCGATGCGGCTGTCCGGCACGGGCACCTTCCGCCCGCTGTCGCCCGTCGTGTACGTGCGGGTCGTCGAGGGGGCCGAGGCCTGCACCTGGTTGCAGACGCAGGTCCGGGACGCCTCGGGGCCCGTGGCACGCGAGTTGAACTTTCCGTACCACCCGCATGTCACCGTGGCGCACGGCATCGCCGAGGAGGCGATGGACCGGGCGTTCGAGGAGCTCGCCGGGTACGAGGCGCAGTGGCCCTGCACCGGGTTCGCGCTCTACGAGCAGGGTTCCGACGGGGTCTGGCGCAAGCTGCGGGAGTTCGCGTTCGGTGGATCCGTGGTGCCGCCCCAGGCGGGGGCGCCGGTCGGTGACACGACGCTTCCCACGCGGTGA
- the trpS gene encoding tryptophan--tRNA ligase: MASDRPRVLSGIQPTAGSFHLGNYLGAVRQWVALQESHDAFYMVVDLHAITVAQDPADLRANTRLAAAQLLAAGLDPERCTLFVQSHVPEHAQLGWVMNCLTGFGEASRMTQFKDKSAKQGADRASVGLFTYPILQVADILLYQANEVPVGEDQRQHIELTRDLAERFNGRFGETFTIPKPYILKETAKIYDLQDPTIKMSKSASTPKGLINLLDDPKVTAKKVKSAVTDTDTVIRFDTAEKPGVSNLLSIYSTLTGTGVAELEEKYVGKGYGALKTDLAEVMVEFVTPFRERTQQYLDDPETLDSLLAKGAEKARAVAAETLAQAYDAVGFLPAKH, encoded by the coding sequence ATGGCCTCTGATCGACCCCGCGTGCTCTCCGGCATCCAGCCCACCGCCGGCTCGTTCCACCTCGGCAACTACCTCGGCGCCGTCCGCCAGTGGGTGGCCCTGCAGGAGTCCCATGACGCGTTCTACATGGTCGTCGACCTGCACGCGATCACCGTCGCGCAGGACCCCGCGGACCTGCGCGCCAACACCCGGCTCGCCGCCGCGCAGCTGCTCGCCGCCGGTCTCGACCCGGAACGCTGCACGCTCTTCGTCCAGAGCCACGTCCCCGAGCACGCGCAGCTCGGCTGGGTCATGAACTGCCTCACCGGCTTCGGCGAGGCCTCCCGTATGACGCAGTTCAAGGACAAGTCCGCCAAGCAGGGCGCCGACCGCGCGAGCGTCGGCCTCTTCACGTACCCGATCCTCCAGGTCGCGGACATCCTGCTGTACCAGGCGAACGAGGTGCCGGTCGGCGAGGACCAGCGCCAGCACATCGAGCTCACCCGTGACCTCGCCGAGCGCTTCAACGGCCGCTTCGGCGAGACCTTCACGATCCCGAAGCCGTACATCCTCAAGGAGACGGCGAAGATCTACGACCTCCAGGACCCCACGATCAAGATGAGCAAGTCGGCGTCGACCCCGAAGGGGTTGATCAACCTGCTCGACGATCCGAAGGTCACCGCCAAGAAGGTCAAGAGCGCGGTCACCGACACCGACACGGTGATCCGCTTCGACACCGCTGAGAAGCCCGGCGTCAGCAACCTGCTGAGCATCTACTCGACCCTGACGGGGACGGGTGTCGCGGAACTGGAGGAGAAGTACGTCGGCAAGGGCTACGGTGCGCTCAAGACGGACCTCGCCGAGGTCATGGTCGAGTTCGTGACGCCGTTCCGGGAGCGCACCCAGCAGTATCTGGACGACCCGGAGACGCTCGACTCGCTCCTGGCCAAGGGAGCCGAGAAGGCGCGCGCGGTCGCGGCGGAGACGCTCGCCCAGGCGTACGACGCGGTGGGCTTCCTGCCCGCCAAGCACTGA